From a region of the Candida albicans SC5314 chromosome 1, complete sequence genome:
- the RTT101 gene encoding cullin (Putative cullin subunit of E3 ubiquitin ligase complex, involved in response to DNA damage; induced by alpha pheromone in SpiderM medium), whose protein sequence is MSIDDITDKILDFNNSSSSNTLSSLSTGNTRIPPQQRKLSHLVSNSPSSKLYQKSFEDDNVTNNTSDINNKHKNLNKPTNDELTTRIKSIQQLADRTIDSILKGLPLERSFGYLNYEFTKLCRYKHVEQSKLSDLIFEKIINDFKTNLKPSIIEILHDNYQDTDSIIQSVKNFLNLFTNWYFRMSDLSKVFIYLDNHYLVQHRTKHPIMSFAIDLFINEVFVEDKQLAKKVLNTEFQLLCKWREQIEIEMEIDDDDDEENDLINMDVIDQSLSFTTVLVDLHNQGFKFDFNEQLLSSIITHYNHLKISWLKNDPTTYLSKVLGTINENLRFFKAVGKNINFIKNLFMKLRWNLIFYDFNNLLPKVLPSLLKNEQELGIIYQYCCHSVEDFGYDSISIFIYQWGVYTKSVFESIVDVYDKSTKSSNNNVIEQVVNKYKELISLIITSLPDNDKFEFEVRNSLIKTINNTTSINSMIIYQLCKYCDNFFKGKSSSLLFPEFEKNVLIIFKSINNKQDFINFYKKDLSKRLLLLNQKFKFENEQKFINSLIKVVGENDDVLSLTVMFKDLTDSKDIYKSLITVPTANYTLLNNSFEFNPLILEKKQWPNIPNNEDLHEFKLPVVLQDILTEMTNQYQTLDVKYKNRQLDWTNYKLHQITMSAQFDQGEKEITGNLLQIVLLLLFTAEDDNGYTIEQLSSMTGINNTQFLTKIVNSITNDKYAILRYDGNRYYYNSSFKDKSTRIKLPMIKELSRSEQQQQQQEKQVKGMNDIDSVESTVQANRDDEIKSCVVKIMKQERQLTIIELLNKSISVLQNRRPVTMTNLKTIIENLIELEYLKRDDHNKNIIIYIP, encoded by the coding sequence ATGTCAATAGACGATATAACAGACAAGATTTTGGATTTcaataatagtagtagtagcaacACATTATCTTCACTTTCTACTGGAAATACAAGAATTCCACCGCAACAACGTAAATTGTCTCATTTGGTTTCCAATTCCCCATCTTCCAAATTATATcaaaaatcatttgaagATGACAACGTTACTAATAATACATCtgatatcaataataaacataAAAACTTAAATAAACCTactaatgatgaattaactacaagaataaaatcaatacaACAATTAGCTGATCGAACGATCGATTCTATATTAAAAGGTTTACCCCTTGAACGTTCATTTGgatatttgaattatgAATTCACTAAATTATGTCGATATAAACATGTTGAACAAAGTAAGTTGAgtgatttaatttttgaaaaaataatcaatgattttaaaacaaatttgaaaccaaGTATAATTGAAATCTTACATGATAATTATCAAGATACTGACTCAATAATACAACTGGTTAAGAATTTTCTAAACCTATTTACTAATTGGTATTTTCGAATGTCTGATTTAAGTAAagtatttatttatttggatAATCACTATCTTGTACAACATCGTACCAAACATCCCATAATGCTGTttgcaattgatttatttataaatgaAGTATTTGTGGAAGATAAACAACTTGcaaaaaaagtattaaaCACTGAGTTCCAACTACTTTGTAAATGGAGAGAAcaaatagaaatagaaatggaaattgatgatgatgatgatgaagaaaatgatttaattaatatgGATGTGATTGATCAAAGCTTGCTGTTTACTACAGTATTGGTTGATTTACACAATCAAggttttaaatttgatttcaatgaaCAATTATTGAGTTCAATAATCACTCATTATAACcatttaaaaatatcatGGCTTAAAAATGACCCTACTACTTATTTATCAAAAGTTTTAGGaacaatcaatgaaaatttgAGATTTTTTAAAGCGGTTGgtaaaaatattaattttatcaaaaatttatttatgaAACTTCGATggaatttaatattttatgatttcaataatttattaccaaAAGTTTTACCTTCATTATTAAAGAATGAGCAAGAATTAGGtattatttatcaatattgttGTCATAGTGTTGAAGATTTTGGATATGATTCTATTCtgatatttatatatcaATGGGGGGTTTACACCAAATCAGTGTTTGAATCTATTGTGGATGTCTATGACAAATCGACTAAATCAAGCAATAACAATGTCATTGAGCAAGTAGTGAACAAATACAAGGAGTTAATATCATTGATAATCACAAGTCTCcctgataatgataaatttgaatttgaagtTAGGAATTCTTTGatcaaaacaattaataataccaCCAGTATTAATTCTATgattatttatcaattgtgTAAATATTGtgataatttcttcaaaggGAAATCAagttcattattatttcctgaatttgaaaaaaatgttttaattatatttaaatcgataaataacaaacaagattttatcaatttttacaaaaagGATTTATCTAAacgattattattattaaatcaaaaattcaaatttgaaaatgaacaaaaatttatcaatagtTTGATAAAAGTTGTTGgtgaaaatgatgatgtACTTAGTTTAACAGTGATGTTTAAAGATTTGACTGATTCCAaagatatttataaatcGTTAATCACTGTACCAACGGCAAATTATACCTTGTTGAATAATTCATTTGAGTTTAATCCATTAATTTTAGAGAAAAAGCAATGGCCTAATATCCCTAACAATGAAGATTTGCATGAATTTAAATTACCAGTTGTATTACAAGATATTTTAACTGAAATGACAAATCAATATCAGACATTGGATGTGAAGTATAAGAATCGACAACTCGATTGGACTAATTATAAACTACATCAAATTACGATGTCTGCACAGTTTGATCAAggtgaaaaagaaattaccGGGAACTTGTTGCAAATagtattgttattattgttcaCAGCAGAAGATGACAATGGGTAtacaattgaacaattaaGTTCAATGACGGGTATTAATAATACTCAATTCTTGACTAAAATCGTTAACTCTATTACCAATGATAAGTATGCCATTTTGCGTTATGATGGTAATAGATATTACTATAATTCAAGTTTCAAGGATAAATCCACGAGAATTAAATTACCAATGATTAAAGAATTGTCAAGAtcagaacaacaacaacaacaacaggaAAAACAAGTCAAAGGTATGAATGATATTGACCTGGTTGAATCCACTGTTCAAGCTAATAGAGATGACGAGATAAAGAGTTGTGTTGtcaaaataatgaaacaagAACGACAATTAaccattattgaattattgaataaatcaatatcagTATTACAAAATCGACGTCCAGTAACTATGACAAATTTAAAAACGatcattgaaaatttaattgaattagaaTATTTAAAACGTGATGAtcataataaaaatataatcatATATATTCCATAG
- a CDS encoding uncharacterized protein (Ortholog of S. cerevisiae Shg1; a COMPASS (Set1C) complex subunit that methylates histone H3 on lysine 4 and is required in transcriptional silencing near telomeres; repressed in an azole-resistant strain overexpressing MDR1), producing the protein MSQPHSQQQKDITDPKQLITIYKKQGKFDNQRRLLLDNFKQSETYNDLILKLKLLIGNKVKQDPNILMKNKGKMAALIQGEMTTNNDNNELLNIVDKDIQDKIIDSFEFHNLVKNDLIDIKQELLGISDEEIAKIKDQEKLKLERLRMEAKMKDLKRIQQQQLQNQEQQHQVEKNYKNNFKIKNLASSSSNHRVNKPPRFNFRDSNNNITDTYDKQTSQPTKEKKKDKISFMMY; encoded by the coding sequence ATGTCACAACCACATAGTCAACAACAGAAAGATATAACTGATCCAAAACAACTAATAACCATATATAAAAAACAAggtaaatttgataatcaaaGACGACTCTTATTAgataatttcaaacaatCAGAAACTTACaatgatttaatattaaaattaaaactatTAATTGGGAATAAAGTGAAACAAGATCCTAAtatattaatgaaaaacaagGGGAAAATGGCAGCATTAATACAAGGAGAAATGACGacaaataatgataataatgaattattaaatatagttgataaagatattcaagataaaattattgatagttttgaatttcataatttagttaaaaatgatttaattgatattaaacAAGAACTTTTAGGTATaagtgatgaagaaattgctAAAATTAAAGATCAAGAAAAGTTGAAATTAGAAAGATTAAGAATGGAAGCTAAAATGAAGGATTTGAAACgaattcaacaacaacaactacaaaaccaagaacaacaacatcaagtTGAGAAGAACTATaagaataattttaaaattaaaaatcttgcttcttcatcatcaaatcaTCGTGTTAATAAACCACCaagatttaattttagagattcaaataataatataactGATACATATGATAAACAAACATCACAACCTACcaaagagaagaaaaaggatAAAATATCATTCATGATgtattaa
- a CDS encoding ubiquinol--cytochrome-c reductase subunit 10 (Ortholog(s) have ubiquinol-cytochrome-c reductase activity, role in aerobic respiration, mitochondrial electron transport, ubiquinol to cytochrome c and mitochondrial respiratory chain complex III localization): MVSYVKGPAYKALSHFGKLNAPLVRSYIPNLVFWGAAAGGAVATFTEGVPLFQKTFYEKIPFFGQHWIYNPDPEDVPV, translated from the exons ATGGTTTCA tacGTTAAAGGTCCAGCTTACAAAGCTTTGAGTCATTTTGGTAAATTAAATGCTCCATTAGTCAGATCTTACATTCCAAATTTGGTTTTCTGGGGAGCTGCCGCTGGTGGTGCCGTTGCTACTTTTACTGAAGGTGTTCCATTATTCCAAAAGACTTTTTATGAAAAAATCCCATTTTTCGGTCAACATTGGATTTATAACCCAGATCCAGAAGATGTTCCAGTATAA
- the ACP1 gene encoding Acp1p (Putative mitochondrial acyl carrier protein involved in fatty acid biosynthesis; shows colony morphology-related gene regulation by Ssn6p; protein newly produced during adaptation to the serum) → MFRTTLLKSLRASVSKPSIVKTIQSSSRSLFTITTITNNKNVTPLTSSMNFIRCYSAFPELTRDIAKERIIELLEGYDKVDQSKGEITEQSSFTSDLGLDSLDVVEVIMELEHEFNIQIPDNEADSLKTVGQTIDYILAQPDSC, encoded by the coding sequence ATGTTTAGAACTActttattaaaatcattaagAGCTTCAGTATCAAAACCTTCAATCGTGAAAACCATTCAATCATCATCAAGATCATTAttcaccatcaccaccatcactaacaacaaaaatgtCACTCCTTTGACTTCATCAATGAACTTTATTCGTTGTTATAGTGCCTTCCCAGAATTAACTAGAGATATTGctaaagaaagaattattgaattattagaagGTTATGATAAAGTAGATCAATCTAAAGGTGAAATCACTGAACAAAGCTCATTTACTTCTGATTTAGGTTTGGATTCTTtagatgttgttgaagtGATTATGGAATTAGAACATGAATTTAATATTCAAATCCCTGATAATGAAGCCGATAGTTTAAAAACTGTTGGTCAAActattgattatattttagCTCAACCAGATTCTTGTTAA
- a CDS encoding mitochondrial 37S ribosomal protein uS12m (Ortholog(s) have mitochondrion, ribosome localization) produces MIRSLFNGIRLVKPNNTNINGITRPITSYMNSINSNIPILKNHNNNLSSFNQVRHSSLNQIQKYKHYDPIKPNVTKSPDLDNNPFKKGVVLRIMILKPKKPNSALRKCARVRLTNGNVISALIPGEGHNLQEHHVVLVRGGRVQDVPGVKYHLVRGAFDLVGVANRASSRSKYGAKKPKQ; encoded by the coding sequence ATGATTAGATCACTATTCAATGGTATTAGGTTAGTTAAACCTAATAATACCAATATCAATGGTATTACTAGACCAATCACTTCATATATGAACTCAATAAATTCCAACATACCAATACTCaaaaaccacaacaacaaccttTCATCATTCAATCAAGTTCGTCATTCAtcattaaatcaaattcaaaaatataaacattATGATCCAATTAAACCCAATGTAACCAAGTCACCAGATTTAGATAATAATCCATTCAAAAAGGGAGTTGTATTAAgaataatgattttaaaacCGAAAAAACCAAATTCTGCATTAAGAAAATGTGCCAGAGTAAGATTAACTAATGGGAATGTTATAAGTGCTTTAATACCTGGTGAAGGACATAATTTACAAGAACATCATGTTGTATTGGTTAGAGGTGGTAGAGTTCAAGATGTTCCTGGGGTTAAATATCATTTGGTTAGAGGTGcttttgatttggttgGAGTTGCTAATAGAGCTTCATCAAGATCAAAATATGGTGCCAAAAAACCCAAACaatag
- the ARC35 gene encoding Arc35p (Putative ARP2/3 complex subunit; shows colony morphology-related gene regulation by Ssn6p; mutation confers hypersensitivity to cytochalasin D) — protein sequence MLHIEQNNLLIEKTLTERLFPNPSESSLKSLDRIVSDFDFTTFHLSTLPGEKHLLLISLSLRCWPDLVKHDVVKYLNDKYQPFNEVLTILSTNDVEQGYDYSLVLDTSTATTSSNYDEDFKLQLIKELSNLKRNAMAAPFEQAFNRYDELSKKYANANTYSEEIQQELFNEPVSVIKYRGIDECIYLKPSFDRVTVIFSTVFQDETDKIFGKVFLQEFVDARKRSVQTAPQVLYSHIEPPLDIQSVTTTTNTTNKKDNYGYVTFVLFPRHLVLNKRENCISHIELFRSYFHYHIKCSKAYMHSRMRFRVKEYLKILNRAKPENLDDEGKVIENRKTASGRRFDIRA from the coding sequence ATGTTAcatattgaacaaaataatttattaattgagAAAACTTTAACGGAAAGATTATTTCCTAATCCATCTGAAAGTTCATTGAAATCCTTAGATAGAATTGTGtctgattttgatttcactACATTTCATTTACTGACATTACCCGGGGAGaaacatttattattaatatctCTTTCATTAAGATGTTGGCCAGATTTAGTTAAACATGATGTTGTCAAATATCTTAATGATAAATATCAACCATTCAATGAAGTATTGACAATATTATCTACTAATGATGTTGAACAAGGTTATGATTATTCATTAGTTTTAGATACTTCAACTGCTACAACTTCTTCGAATTACGACGAAGATTTTaaattacaattgattaaagaattatcaaatttgaaaagaaatgcCATGGCAGCTCCATTTGAACAAGCATTTAATAGATATGATGAATTACTGAAAAAATATGCTAATGCTAATACTTATTCAGAAGAAATTcaacaagaattatttaatgaacCAGTATCAGTAATTAAATATCGTGGAATTGATGAATGCATTTATTTAAAACCATCATTTGATAGAGTAACGGTGATTTTCTCGACCGTTTTCCAAGATGAAACTGATAAAATCTTTGGTAAAGTTTTTTTAcaagaatttgttgatgCTAGGAAAAGATCAGTTCAAACTGCTCCTCAAGTATTATATTCTCATATCGAACCACCATTAGATATTCAAAGTgtcactactactactaatactaCCAATAAGAAAGATAATTATGGATATGTGacatttgttttattcCCTCGTCATCTTGTTTTAAACAAACGAGAAAATTGTATTTCTcatattgaattatttagaAGTTATTTCCATTATCATATCAAATGCTCAAAAGCTTATATGCATTCAAGAATGAGATTTAGAGTTAaagaatatttgaaaatattgaatcGTGCTAAACCAGAAAATCTTGATGATGAAGGTAaagttattgaaaatagaaaaacCGCTAGTGGTAGAAGATTTGATATTAGAGcgtaa
- the RGD1 gene encoding Rgd1p (GTPase activator protein; transcript induced in low iron; alkaline upregulated; localized to the bud emergence area in G1 phase and in the bud tip during S and G2 phases) yields MSDRSVNKTDTSTNLGSSLTKTVSPPLPQPPTSIAQTDSAKLLDTDPKIQKILNSDYTIDVLLNRLKESLNTGEEFSKFIKKKAQIEDDHYNQLKKFAGHVRTNMKNNSRNLKNDSLQFQMDKIIQFDESLYGVGNSYVVALNTMYDELTSLIGTIGRTRKLIKDEHKRKEKDCIDAIITAEKAKTKYNHLCEDLDRLKTSDPNKKSFSLKNKSVEQQEDELSRKVDTADQEYKSKVATCKKLKDEILVIHRPNNTKKLKNLILEMDIALNLQLQKYATWNENLIMNSGVLISPLQSSKASMKSMASDIDNEKDLYQYLLRNGTTGDNKSLIPVDYHVHHSLVKTKDIGKPFLNTTNTPANLKSAAATNRWNNNNGSTASNIDGHSKTSSISHGAGSSMLGTSTSASGSSTVAPGKSNDTFNGHSSSATYASPPSVTESSAPVSYSSLDPAVSQTSSPSLHIKGPKPLSTFQHPTFGASIEDVIQFAGVDNVPLIVRKCIEVIESYGLNLVGIYRISSNQSQVNKLKESIDANFTNYLTIGKDIDPSNVYESEVFCVASLLKLYFSSLPEPLFTSAASKSFIETVKSTDEHFIAKKLHQLVFGLPDGAYFTLRSLMFHLNKVAQHESENRMNAKSLAIIWGPVLFNDSSTSAQDLSYKTKVVEELMAIATDIFELDE; encoded by the coding sequence ATGTCAGATAGATCAGTTAACAAAACTGAtacatcaacaaatttagGCAGTAGTCTCACCAAAACAGTATCACCACCACTTCCACAACCACCAACATCAATAGCTCAAACTGATTCagcaaaattattagatacTGATCCtaaaatccaaaaaattttgaatagtGATTATACTATTGATGTTTTATTAAATCGGTTAAAAGAAAGTTTGAATACCGGGGAAGAATTTagtaaatttattaaaaagaaagctcAAATTGAAGACGAtcattataatcaattaaaaaaatttgctgGTCATGTACGTACcaatatgaaaaataattctcgaaatttgaaaaatgattcattacaatttcaaatggataaaattattcaatttgatgaatcatTATATGGAGTAGGCAATTCTTATGTTGTTGCCTTAAATACAATGTATGATGAATTAACATCTTTAATTGGGACAATTGgtagaacaagaaaattgattaaagatGAACATAAAcgtaaagaaaaagattgTATTGATGCCATAATAACTGCTGAAAAAGccaaaaccaaatataATCATTTATGTGAAGATTTAGATCGATTGAAAACTTCTGATCCcaataaaaaatcatttagtttgaaaaataaatcagtggaacaacaagaagatgAATTGAGTAGAAAAGTTGATACTGCTGATCAAGAATATAAACTGAAAGTTGCTACAtgtaaaaaattaaaagatgaaattttggTGATTCATCGTCctaataatactaaaaaattgaaaaatttaatattggAAATGGATATTGCTTTAAATTTACAATTACAAAAGTATGCAACTTGGaatgaaaatttgattatgaATTCTGGAGTATTAATAAGTCCTTTACAATCCAGTAAAGCatcaatgaaatcaatggctagtgatattgataatgaaaaagatttgtATCAATATTTGTTAAGAAATGGTACTACGGGGGATaacaaatcattaataCCAGTAGATTATCATGTTCATCATTCATTAGTTAAAACTAAAGATATTGGGAAACCATTTTTAAATACAACCAATACTCCAGCTAATTTGAAAAGtgcagcagcaacaaatAGAtggaacaacaataatggGTCTACAGCTTCAAATATTGATGGACATTCGAAAACATCAAGTATTTCTCATGGCGCAGGTTCTTCTATGTTGGGTacatcaacatcagcaTCTGGGTCTTCTACTGTTGCCCCTGGTAAAAGCAATGATACTTTTAATGGCCATTCTAGTTCTGCTACCTATGCCTCACCACCATCAGTTACTGAAAGTTCCGCCCCAGTTCTGTATCTGTCATTAGATCCAGCTGTTAGTCAAacatcatcaccatcactCCATATAAAGGGACCTAAACCATTATCAACATTCCAACATCCAACTTTTGGAGCATCTATTGAAGATGTTATACAATTTGCTGGTGTTGATAATGTACCTTTGATTGTACGTAAATGTATTGAAGTTATTGAATCTTATGGATTAAACTTGGTGGGGATTTATCGAATTAGTAGTAATCAAAGTCAAGTCAACAAACTAAAAGAAAGTATAGATGCAAATTTCACAAATTATTTAACCATTGGTAAAGATATTGATCCATCCAATGTTTATGAAAGTGAAGTATTTTGTGTTGCCagtttattgaaattatatttcAGTAGTTTACCTGAACCTTTATTTACTAGTGCTGCAAGCaaatcatttattgaaaCGGTTAAATCAACTGATGAACATTTCATTGCTAAAAAATTACATCAATTAGTATTTGGATTACCCGATGGTGCTTATTTCACTTTAAGATCATTAATGTTTCATCTTAATAAAGTGGCACAACATGAATCTGAAAATAGAATGAATGCTAAATCATTAGCAATTATTTGGGGTCCAgtattatttaatgataGTTCAACTAGTGCTCAAGATTTAAGTTATAAAACCAAAGTAGTAGAAGAATTAATGGCCATTGCCACAGATATTTTCGAACTTGATGAATAA